The following proteins come from a genomic window of Alicyclobacillus dauci:
- a CDS encoding PD-(D/E)XK nuclease family protein, with the protein MRVWLGNTRTGKSTRVVEEIRETTAREPIGAPIYWVVPDDVAFAAEQMLMSDMASVLRPEVITLRRLAERIRESTGSSRFQAINATGKQLLFASVYQELRDSLGPLKRVQANSGFYQMVLDAFDEMSRHEVDLAALQGALEAASASLENDVPRAQAFAGRSLLGKLRDLCVLYVRYRGLLEERGFFDPAMALSQATSAVSSAVHMADVELYVDGFTELTPQEINFLCELSRHTRRCTFIFTVPDEHVLHAEEANRTVPDYWPHIDPLGELIPKLTDAGYGHALGASYAVLTLVRALDQNGQAPSFETFTDDGRLSRTAFADIERTLRELPIGKPSAWDKQVRFWEAEDDESEATAVAASIVRLVEDGRARYNEVVVVVPSIQEDGPRLQEAFRRYGIPHAIDTFPPLAAHPLGRFLLAAMQVVLTDLSVDAMARYLRTDYCGISDTDADWLDIYLRTHNVAGSDLWFSEEPWTFEAAGRDDRHRSGPAPGDTRADTLRAKIRASLEPFYGQFGSVIVTPVQLAHAVWSLLESVDVKDRVAMQVVNEDAESNPLVASQHEQAWQQVIALLNDLATVHEDAPFLREELFELIREVLMTETQSTIPGGVDQVFISGYAHAHMWTKPYVFVLGLTERTLPAKVTPHGLLQDEEREMFAHLFGIPLGWTTTERTALNRQLPYMLFTRASEQLTLSYPSMRGGSEVQPSPYYTRLLYAGGAALTPVPDTLNETTGGDGEGAIPVIRPVTALDILVQNLAQVSSREQAEQMLAKPLMRDITGWFYAREDRRSLLARALRGLSHALPHGRLDSSLAKRLYGTPLRTSVHRLETYAACPYRYFIRYGLQAEPLQFDSMQAADVGNLLHDTVYTLVAGQQSGNVNLADLSYDEMMDLAETIFAEQVQLPRHVVFQQRRTGHAKALDLRHYVHAVAETLWLHAKQGAYEPLYLEWSFGMQGDEAKAFALELEDGSQVLIRGRIDRLDVFRDGDTVWYRVMDYKSGANHAIDTTKMYYGLQLQLMVYLAVAEFHLSSMGVPRPAGAFYVPLLSMPGIAEVPVADDVARSLLRKALRPQGYMNADPQAIVAMDKQLPSGGSELFAEVYKQDGEFRKSAKVWTDEAWRGVLEYTVERVKAIAKELASGSIPVRPYLYSHTDRACTHCEFAAVCHFEPTDHAQFYRVLQERKIDDILGEQSEPQGGQEA; encoded by the coding sequence GTGCGGGTTTGGTTGGGCAATACAAGGACTGGCAAGTCCACGCGAGTCGTGGAAGAAATTCGGGAGACAACGGCCCGCGAGCCGATTGGTGCCCCTATTTACTGGGTCGTTCCGGATGATGTGGCCTTCGCCGCAGAGCAGATGCTCATGTCGGACATGGCTTCCGTTTTGCGTCCGGAAGTGATCACCCTGCGCAGGTTGGCAGAACGCATTCGTGAGTCGACCGGCAGCAGTCGGTTCCAGGCGATCAACGCCACAGGCAAGCAGCTGCTCTTTGCTTCCGTCTACCAAGAACTTCGCGATTCCCTTGGTCCGCTGAAGCGCGTTCAAGCGAACAGCGGGTTCTATCAAATGGTCCTGGATGCTTTCGACGAGATGTCTCGCCATGAGGTTGATCTCGCGGCTCTGCAAGGTGCCTTGGAGGCGGCTTCTGCCTCCCTGGAAAACGACGTGCCGCGGGCTCAAGCATTTGCGGGAAGATCGCTGCTTGGCAAGTTGCGGGACTTATGCGTTTTGTATGTCCGGTATCGCGGCCTGTTGGAAGAACGGGGATTTTTCGATCCAGCCATGGCCCTATCCCAAGCGACTAGCGCTGTGTCGTCTGCGGTGCATATGGCAGACGTCGAACTTTACGTTGACGGGTTCACTGAATTAACGCCGCAGGAAATCAACTTCCTGTGTGAGCTTTCGCGTCACACGCGAAGGTGCACATTTATTTTCACGGTGCCGGACGAGCACGTTCTCCATGCCGAGGAGGCAAATCGGACTGTGCCTGACTACTGGCCTCATATCGATCCGTTGGGAGAACTGATACCCAAACTGACCGATGCAGGGTACGGACACGCCCTGGGAGCGAGTTACGCCGTACTCACGCTTGTTCGGGCCTTGGATCAGAACGGACAGGCCCCGTCATTTGAAACGTTCACCGACGATGGACGCCTCTCTCGTACAGCATTCGCTGATATAGAGAGAACGCTTCGAGAACTTCCAATTGGCAAACCGAGCGCGTGGGACAAGCAGGTACGGTTTTGGGAAGCTGAAGATGACGAGAGCGAGGCTACAGCCGTGGCGGCATCCATTGTACGCCTCGTGGAAGATGGACGTGCGAGATACAACGAGGTTGTCGTTGTTGTGCCGTCCATTCAAGAAGACGGACCGAGGTTGCAAGAGGCGTTCAGGCGGTATGGTATACCGCACGCCATTGACACATTCCCTCCTTTGGCTGCACATCCACTTGGACGATTCCTGTTAGCTGCTATGCAGGTTGTTTTGACGGATCTCTCCGTCGATGCCATGGCCAGGTACCTGCGAACAGATTACTGCGGAATCTCGGACACGGATGCGGACTGGCTCGATATTTACTTACGAACGCACAATGTTGCGGGGAGCGACCTATGGTTTAGCGAGGAACCTTGGACTTTTGAAGCCGCAGGTCGCGATGATAGACATCGTTCCGGGCCGGCTCCCGGTGACACACGCGCTGATACACTGCGCGCGAAAATCCGGGCTTCGCTGGAGCCGTTTTACGGGCAATTTGGTTCAGTTATCGTCACGCCCGTTCAGTTGGCACATGCTGTTTGGTCTCTGCTCGAGTCAGTCGATGTCAAAGATAGAGTCGCGATGCAAGTGGTTAACGAGGATGCGGAAAGCAATCCCCTCGTAGCGAGTCAACATGAGCAGGCATGGCAGCAGGTTATTGCTCTGTTGAACGATCTCGCCACAGTCCATGAAGATGCACCGTTTCTTCGTGAAGAACTGTTTGAACTCATCCGTGAAGTCCTCATGACGGAAACACAGTCGACGATTCCCGGTGGAGTCGATCAAGTGTTCATAAGCGGCTACGCGCATGCACACATGTGGACCAAGCCATACGTCTTCGTTCTTGGCTTGACAGAGCGCACCCTCCCGGCAAAAGTGACGCCGCACGGCCTGCTGCAGGACGAGGAGAGAGAGATGTTTGCGCATCTGTTTGGCATCCCTCTTGGCTGGACGACGACTGAGCGAACAGCCCTGAACCGCCAACTTCCATACATGCTGTTTACGCGGGCCAGTGAACAGTTGACCCTTAGCTACCCGTCAATGAGGGGGGGGTCAGAGGTCCAGCCATCACCTTATTACACTCGTCTGCTTTACGCAGGCGGGGCGGCTCTCACACCGGTTCCTGACACCCTGAATGAAACCACGGGTGGGGATGGCGAGGGGGCAATCCCAGTTATTCGACCCGTGACGGCGCTCGACATTCTTGTGCAAAACCTGGCACAGGTATCGTCAAGGGAGCAGGCTGAACAGATGCTGGCTAAACCTTTGATGCGTGACATTACTGGATGGTTTTACGCCCGGGAAGACAGGAGGTCACTGCTTGCGCGTGCCCTGCGGGGTCTGTCCCATGCGCTACCGCATGGACGTCTGGATTCATCCCTAGCCAAGCGTTTATACGGCACTCCGCTTCGAACGAGTGTTCATCGTCTGGAGACGTATGCGGCTTGCCCATATCGGTACTTTATTCGCTATGGATTGCAGGCAGAGCCCTTACAATTTGATTCCATGCAAGCTGCCGACGTTGGCAACTTATTGCATGATACCGTCTACACGTTGGTCGCGGGACAGCAAAGTGGCAACGTGAACCTAGCAGACCTCAGTTACGACGAAATGATGGATCTCGCGGAGACGATCTTTGCAGAGCAAGTTCAGTTACCTCGGCACGTCGTATTTCAACAGCGCCGGACCGGCCATGCCAAGGCCTTGGATCTTCGACATTACGTTCACGCTGTCGCAGAAACGCTGTGGCTCCACGCGAAACAAGGCGCGTATGAGCCGCTCTATTTGGAGTGGTCGTTTGGGATGCAGGGGGATGAAGCTAAAGCGTTTGCGCTGGAACTTGAAGACGGTAGCCAAGTGCTCATTCGCGGGCGGATCGATAGGTTAGATGTCTTCCGAGACGGTGACACGGTCTGGTATCGCGTGATGGACTACAAGAGCGGGGCCAATCACGCCATCGACACGACGAAGATGTATTACGGTTTGCAATTGCAGTTAATGGTCTACCTAGCCGTTGCGGAGTTCCATCTCTCAAGCATGGGGGTGCCGCGACCGGCTGGTGCGTTCTACGTCCCACTTCTCAGTATGCCAGGCATTGCTGAGGTGCCTGTTGCTGATGACGTCGCGAGATCCCTGTTGCGTAAGGCACTGCGGCCACAAGGCTACATGAATGCGGATCCACAGGCCATTGTCGCAATGGATAAGCAACTGCCGAGCGGTGGATCAGAATTGTTCGCGGAAGTTTACAAACAAGATGGTGAGTTTCGGAAGTCTGCCAAAGTGTGGACGGATGAAGCATGGCGTGGCGTGCTGGAGTATACCGTTGAACGGGTCAAAGCCATCGCGAAAGAGTTGGCTTCGGGAAGCATCCCTGTCCGGCCATATCTATACTCGCATACGGATCGGGCTTGCACGCACTGCGAGTTTGCCGCCGTGTGCCACTTTGAGCCAACTGATCATGCGCAGTTCTATCGAGTTCTTCAAGAGCGGAAGATAGACGACATCTTGGGGGAACAAAGCGAACCACAAGGGGGCCAGGAAGCGTGA
- the addA gene encoding helicase-exonuclease AddAB subunit AddA, whose amino-acid sequence MKWSIAQAQAINTIGTNLVVSAGAGSGKTAVLVERILNLLGEDKTLHIAEILVMTFTEAAAGEMRQRIATALENSVATAQVENRTDDANRFRREKDSLWQAQISTIHSFCLEVVRESVLSLDISPAFPLLDGNEQKVYLLDLAEEIVEEALGSDRGSDVERMMTELRLADARNLTSVLLRLYELARSQVDPEAWLQRVASAYPSTADAYTDTLFAEPFRMWVTEQLEMADKYFRLAEQIARPVPELAKYTEWLQEAMTRIDSAKHALSTDSFDLDAVAAAMTFWTTTGKTPSTRYKGPEADRVKSLREAGTRGMKSIAPVVSRGSEALFGDLVQLSPHIRTLCHLVELLIIRSRAEKQLQGVLDFSDLEHFAYAALRDEQSGTLDRFQQRYRHVFVDEYQDTSPIQDAIVNLMTGNRNNLFAVGDVKQSIYRFRMAEPSLFLERYGAYQRGRGGQSIDLTENYRSRAEIVSFINFAFAQLFHDETTEFTYDEHARMESGASYPEAQPEAPIVEVHFLDRSSQLSSGLPEDSEAWEQDDGVDVSALQREAQLAANRIRQMMEVENVQVWDKRKGDNRPLQLGDIAILLRSGRSALNTVLDVLNASGISASGSTSTGFYDALEIGWLVSALRVVDNPRDDLALVTLLRSPIVGWDETMLAKVRLARRGTYWDALRTVNRSTRQSQQNQNQSSGEQSDEESPWNSSEVTRAVGAFVEQLNRWRTVARQVGCRDILQHILDDSGLLHYLAGMTRGEARQANVKQLLRLARAYDERTGSATLFGFLQQWQREEDAALDLGAAAVTAQDAVQVMTIHRSKGLEYPVVFVIDLGKQFRLTQDFVTLNRRYGVGVVGYNPANQQRWRTMASIAVSHAERRETLAEEARILYVALTRARERLVLVGSGQNLQKQIETAMYAHDFERGGLLTGAFMQARSYMDWMVPVLLRHPAARVMRNLLSADIWDGHLFDAPIGSVAVNVHNLSEVGLPTGGTLANQAARPQMDWEALLAKAAARPPEKPSVRILEPADVHVQSLFGKVSATDMRRLHVALMDSGPSLQHRHAAASLLEDPAFIRGKEITPREEGVAFHAFMQKCRLPLGDQKSDIQEEIDWLIASNRLSEDVANAVNVDHVRAFIQSDLGQRMMRGVRVFREQPFFHRIDVPVEDAAEKHVSILAQGVIDCLVEEMDGWLVIDYKTDHVSEDNARQKAREYEAQVATYLAALQPLTQDRPVHAYLYFVRANTEVQVGAMSLPDVFVELLRRERLRTDSNS is encoded by the coding sequence GTGAAATGGTCGATTGCTCAGGCACAAGCCATCAATACAATCGGTACCAATCTTGTCGTTTCAGCTGGCGCTGGTTCAGGGAAAACGGCTGTTTTGGTAGAGCGTATTTTGAATTTGCTTGGCGAGGATAAGACGCTGCACATTGCCGAGATTCTGGTTATGACTTTCACGGAGGCAGCTGCGGGGGAAATGCGGCAGCGTATTGCGACTGCATTAGAAAACAGCGTTGCTACGGCTCAGGTGGAGAACCGAACAGATGACGCGAATCGCTTTCGCCGCGAAAAGGATTCCCTGTGGCAAGCGCAGATCTCCACGATTCACAGCTTCTGTCTTGAGGTGGTCCGCGAGAGTGTACTTTCGCTCGACATCAGTCCAGCCTTTCCTCTGCTCGACGGAAACGAACAAAAGGTTTATCTGCTCGACTTGGCAGAAGAGATCGTTGAAGAGGCACTTGGTAGCGACAGAGGATCCGACGTAGAGCGCATGATGACGGAGTTGCGGCTTGCAGATGCCAGAAATTTGACGAGCGTTCTCTTGCGTCTCTATGAATTGGCACGCAGTCAGGTTGACCCAGAAGCGTGGCTTCAACGTGTTGCATCGGCGTATCCGTCGACGGCGGATGCGTACACTGACACGCTCTTTGCAGAGCCATTTCGTATGTGGGTCACAGAACAACTTGAAATGGCCGACAAATATTTTCGATTGGCGGAGCAAATTGCACGCCCTGTCCCTGAGTTGGCGAAGTATACGGAGTGGCTGCAAGAGGCAATGACTCGGATCGATTCTGCCAAACACGCCCTGTCCACCGATTCCTTCGATCTCGACGCAGTCGCCGCAGCCATGACGTTCTGGACGACGACCGGCAAAACGCCGAGCACCCGTTATAAGGGCCCGGAAGCGGATCGAGTCAAGTCCCTGCGCGAGGCCGGAACTCGTGGCATGAAGAGCATCGCACCTGTTGTCTCAAGGGGTAGCGAGGCGTTGTTTGGAGATTTAGTGCAACTGTCGCCGCACATTCGAACATTATGTCATTTGGTCGAGCTGTTGATAATCAGGTCCAGGGCGGAAAAGCAGCTGCAGGGTGTGCTGGATTTTAGTGATCTAGAGCACTTTGCCTACGCTGCCTTGCGGGATGAGCAGAGCGGAACGCTGGATCGTTTTCAGCAGCGTTACAGGCATGTGTTTGTGGACGAGTATCAGGACACGAGTCCCATTCAGGACGCCATTGTCAATCTCATGACAGGCAATCGCAACAATCTATTCGCCGTAGGCGACGTGAAACAGAGTATATATCGGTTTCGGATGGCTGAACCGAGCCTATTTCTCGAACGTTACGGAGCTTACCAACGTGGTCGTGGTGGGCAAAGTATCGACCTGACAGAAAATTATCGGAGCCGGGCCGAGATCGTGAGCTTCATCAACTTCGCCTTTGCTCAACTGTTCCATGATGAGACGACTGAATTTACGTACGATGAGCACGCGCGAATGGAGAGTGGCGCTTCATACCCTGAGGCACAACCGGAGGCGCCCATCGTAGAAGTACATTTCCTCGACCGTTCATCTCAGTTGTCTTCCGGTCTGCCGGAAGACTCAGAAGCGTGGGAGCAGGACGACGGCGTCGACGTTTCCGCGTTGCAACGAGAAGCGCAGCTCGCGGCAAATCGGATCCGGCAGATGATGGAAGTGGAAAACGTCCAGGTGTGGGACAAGCGAAAGGGCGACAATCGGCCGCTTCAACTCGGCGATATTGCCATTCTCCTACGTTCCGGTCGAAGCGCACTGAATACGGTCCTCGATGTACTGAATGCGTCGGGTATCAGCGCATCCGGCAGTACATCGACAGGGTTTTACGATGCGTTGGAAATCGGTTGGCTTGTATCCGCCCTTCGCGTGGTCGATAACCCGCGAGATGATCTGGCGCTGGTCACACTTCTTCGTTCGCCAATTGTCGGATGGGATGAAACGATGTTGGCCAAAGTTCGGCTCGCAAGGAGAGGGACGTATTGGGATGCACTTCGAACCGTGAACAGATCCACTCGCCAGTCCCAGCAAAATCAAAATCAGTCCTCGGGAGAACAAAGCGACGAGGAATCACCCTGGAATTCGTCGGAAGTGACGCGAGCGGTGGGCGCCTTTGTGGAACAGCTAAACCGTTGGCGAACGGTTGCACGCCAAGTGGGCTGTAGGGATATTCTTCAGCATATTCTCGACGATTCGGGGCTTCTCCATTATTTAGCGGGGATGACTCGCGGGGAAGCTCGCCAAGCCAACGTGAAGCAGTTACTTCGTCTGGCTCGAGCGTATGATGAACGGACGGGGTCCGCGACGTTGTTTGGCTTCTTGCAGCAATGGCAGCGCGAAGAGGATGCTGCACTTGATTTGGGTGCCGCTGCCGTCACGGCCCAAGACGCCGTGCAGGTGATGACCATTCACCGGAGCAAGGGACTCGAATATCCGGTCGTATTTGTCATCGATCTCGGCAAGCAGTTTCGATTGACACAGGACTTCGTCACGCTCAATCGCCGATACGGTGTGGGTGTGGTCGGATATAACCCTGCCAATCAACAGCGTTGGCGAACGATGGCATCGATCGCCGTCTCTCATGCCGAACGGCGGGAGACGCTGGCTGAGGAAGCGCGGATTCTCTATGTCGCATTGACGCGAGCGAGAGAGCGCCTCGTCCTCGTCGGGTCCGGTCAGAATTTACAAAAACAAATCGAAACGGCTATGTACGCCCATGATTTTGAACGAGGCGGCTTGCTCACAGGCGCATTCATGCAGGCGAGATCGTATATGGATTGGATGGTCCCAGTGTTGCTCCGTCACCCGGCTGCGCGCGTGATGAGGAATCTACTTAGTGCAGACATCTGGGACGGGCACTTGTTCGATGCGCCAATTGGCTCTGTCGCTGTGAATGTACACAACTTGAGTGAAGTTGGCCTACCGACAGGGGGTACCCTCGCAAACCAGGCTGCACGTCCCCAAATGGATTGGGAGGCGCTCCTTGCGAAGGCCGCTGCACGTCCCCCGGAAAAGCCTTCTGTGCGGATTCTTGAGCCTGCGGACGTACATGTTCAATCTCTCTTCGGCAAGGTGAGTGCCACAGATATGCGCCGCTTGCACGTCGCCCTGATGGACAGTGGTCCGTCTCTTCAGCATCGGCACGCCGCTGCTTCATTGCTTGAGGATCCAGCGTTTATTCGGGGAAAGGAGATCACACCGCGTGAAGAAGGGGTGGCTTTCCACGCCTTTATGCAAAAATGCAGGCTGCCACTCGGTGACCAGAAGAGTGATATCCAGGAGGAAATCGATTGGTTAATCGCGTCGAACCGGTTAAGCGAAGATGTGGCTAACGCCGTCAACGTCGATCACGTTCGAGCCTTTATCCAGTCTGACTTAGGCCAGCGGATGATGCGGGGTGTGCGGGTCTTCCGTGAGCAACCGTTTTTCCACCGCATTGACGTACCGGTCGAGGATGCTGCCGAGAAGCACGTGTCCATCTTGGCGCAGGGCGTGATCGATTGCTTAGTGGAAGAAATGGATGGGTGGTTGGTCATCGACTATAAGACCGATCACGTTTCAGAAGACAATGCGAGGCAGAAGGCGCGTGAATATGAGGCACAAGTGGCCACATACCTTGCGGCATTGCAGCCACTCACACAAGATCGGCCTGTTCACGCATATCTCTACTTTGTTCGGGCAAACACAGAGGTGCAAGTGGGTGCGATGTCTCTGCCAGATGTGTTTGTTGAACTGCTCCGCCGAGAACGTCTGCGGACGGATTCGAATTCTTAA
- the galU gene encoding UTP--glucose-1-phosphate uridylyltransferase GalU, with translation MKVRKAVIPAAGFGTRMLPATKAVPKEMLPILNKPCIQYIVEEAVYAGIEEILIITGRAKKAIEDHFDRSPELELHLEQSRKANMLTEVKAISDLVDIHYTRQKTPLGLGHAILCAKSFVGQEPFAVLLGDDIIQSSAPVTRQLMQNYSDDGRALLGIQPVPSQDVSKYGIIEPDKATVTEGDVIPVHRVIEKPNESQAPSNLAVLGRYILPSSIFDALEETPIGHGGELQLTDAIQQLAANHLVDAYQFEGVRHDIGNLEGWLKANLSFGLAEPRLASSIRSWLSDEHIRSQLAAL, from the coding sequence ATGAAAGTTCGTAAGGCGGTCATCCCGGCTGCCGGGTTTGGTACGCGCATGCTGCCAGCCACGAAAGCTGTTCCGAAGGAAATGCTGCCCATCTTAAACAAGCCCTGCATTCAATACATTGTCGAAGAGGCTGTGTATGCAGGGATCGAAGAAATTTTAATTATTACGGGACGAGCTAAAAAGGCAATTGAAGATCACTTTGATCGCTCACCAGAGCTTGAATTGCACCTTGAGCAAAGTCGGAAAGCGAACATGTTAACGGAAGTCAAAGCCATTTCCGACTTGGTAGACATCCATTACACGCGCCAAAAGACGCCGCTTGGACTGGGACATGCAATACTCTGTGCAAAGTCGTTTGTGGGCCAAGAGCCTTTTGCTGTACTTCTCGGAGATGACATTATTCAGTCAAGTGCACCTGTTACAAGACAGTTAATGCAAAACTACAGCGACGACGGTCGAGCGCTCCTTGGGATTCAGCCGGTACCGAGCCAAGATGTCTCCAAATATGGAATCATCGAGCCGGACAAAGCTACGGTGACTGAAGGGGATGTCATTCCGGTACACCGTGTCATCGAAAAACCGAATGAATCACAAGCGCCTTCCAATCTAGCAGTCCTTGGCCGCTATATCCTACCCTCCTCTATTTTTGATGCGTTGGAGGAGACACCTATTGGACATGGCGGAGAACTTCAATTAACGGATGCAATTCAACAGTTGGCAGCGAATCATCTCGTCGACGCCTACCAGTTTGAAGGCGTCCGACATGACATCGGCAACTTGGAAGGTTGGTTGAAAGCAAACTTGTCTTTCGGTCTTGCAGAACCTCGACTGGCCAGTTCCATTCGGTCATGGCTGTCCGACGAGCACATCCGCAGTCAATTGGCCGCGTTATAA
- a CDS encoding PAS domain S-box protein, translating to MVSFVLSVLGLLLCIITLIMGIRLYTLNRRLSKDIQLMNHDWSEALRKQQGMTFKFAKQNGRFIHTLCEGKLVRKFGLMTNDIVGKTLADFLHDSEDVAGKESFYERAWQGEEVVYEGQLNGVWYIASLCPIFRHGRVCEVVASCVDITQQKLAEQDLRKSEQMYRLIAESSADLIRILAPDATIRYASPSHLEVLGYDPTELEGIPSSELVVPEERPRVIQSFFRMLNGKSHHYPLHFHVRHKDGSPIMVETHGSLVFDERGEVVAVVVVARDLTSRMKEEEENRRREKLTLAGQLAAGIAHEIRNPLAAIKGFTQLLRTPSDRQTSYTELVLSELARVEAIVNEFLLLANRRLSNTRDTTSSPY from the coding sequence ATGGTGTCGTTCGTTTTGTCAGTACTTGGATTGTTACTGTGTATCATAACCCTCATTATGGGAATCCGGCTTTATACCCTCAATCGGAGACTGTCTAAAGATATTCAACTGATGAATCACGACTGGAGCGAAGCGCTGCGGAAACAGCAGGGAATGACCTTCAAGTTCGCGAAGCAGAACGGACGTTTCATTCATACCCTTTGTGAGGGGAAATTGGTAAGGAAGTTTGGCCTTATGACGAATGACATCGTTGGCAAGACGCTTGCAGACTTTCTGCACGACAGTGAGGATGTTGCAGGGAAGGAATCGTTTTATGAACGAGCGTGGCAGGGCGAAGAAGTCGTATACGAAGGACAATTAAACGGCGTCTGGTATATTGCTTCACTTTGCCCCATCTTTCGTCACGGCAGAGTGTGTGAGGTTGTTGCCTCTTGTGTCGACATTACGCAGCAAAAATTGGCCGAACAGGATCTGCGTAAGAGCGAACAAATGTATCGCTTAATCGCTGAATCTTCGGCGGACTTGATACGAATTTTAGCTCCTGATGCGACTATCCGGTACGCTTCGCCTTCACATTTAGAGGTCCTCGGCTATGACCCGACGGAACTGGAAGGTATTCCGTCTTCGGAGTTGGTGGTACCGGAAGAGAGGCCAAGGGTTATCCAGTCCTTTTTCCGTATGCTGAACGGGAAAAGCCACCACTATCCACTGCACTTTCATGTGAGACACAAGGACGGATCGCCCATCATGGTCGAGACACACGGAAGTTTGGTGTTCGATGAGCGGGGTGAAGTGGTCGCTGTCGTCGTCGTGGCGAGGGACTTGACGAGTCGCATGAAGGAAGAGGAGGAAAATAGACGTCGCGAGAAGCTTACGTTGGCAGGACAACTCGCGGCAGGGATCGCTCACGAAATTCGCAATCCACTTGCAGCGATTAAAGGGTTTACACAATTGTTGCGGACGCCGTCGGATCGTCAAACGTCCTACACGGAACTTGTCTTATCTGAACTTGCCAGGGTGGAAGCAATCGTTAACGAGTTTCTTCTGTTAGCCAACCGGAGGCTGTCAAACACGAGAGACACAACCTCATCTCCATACTAA
- a CDS encoding ATP-binding protein, with product MQQVQIQTIMTLQTPFVFAAANQLKQVFINVLKNAIESMPNGGNVYVSVENTEDTVVVRIQDEGPGIRQEWLNRLGEPFYTTKEKGTGLGLMVSYNIVKDHNGEIRVSSSPTTGTCIEIVLPTAHNSHVPETTMLSEPSS from the coding sequence TTGCAACAGGTACAAATTCAAACCATCATGACCCTACAAACACCATTTGTATTCGCCGCAGCGAATCAATTGAAACAAGTGTTTATCAATGTCCTCAAGAATGCCATCGAGTCGATGCCAAACGGTGGCAATGTATATGTGTCTGTCGAGAACACTGAGGACACTGTCGTCGTCCGGATTCAAGACGAGGGTCCTGGGATCAGGCAAGAGTGGTTGAACCGACTGGGAGAACCGTTTTACACGACGAAAGAAAAGGGCACGGGGCTTGGGCTCATGGTCAGCTACAATATCGTGAAAGATCACAATGGAGAAATTAGAGTGAGCAGCTCGCCGACCACGGGGACATGCATAGAAATTGTCCTACCCACTGCACACAACTCGCACGTACCCGAGACTACGATGCTAAGCGAACCATCATCTTAG
- a CDS encoding YheC/YheD family protein, producing MGERRPEMGKWLLYQFFHKDPQIAKYLPVTRKYTHENFAEMLSKFRMVYVKPVAGSMGKGIMKVWLDGQNRIVVKKTIERQHTFANKEQAMRYIDTLRQGKMYIVQQGIHMATVGGRPLDIRVMMQREKPGGKWLFSGMLAKIAGGNSIVTNTALSRGRVMDVDKALKEALHWSNDRVSQTITKLQQLGLYWAKHFDSYQLYRELGFDVAVDRNGRIWLIEQNTLPSHALFARNKANLSAYRRIQYRWGVYQRARMNRSLRAQR from the coding sequence GTGGGCGAGCGACGACCGGAAATGGGGAAGTGGCTGTTGTACCAGTTTTTTCACAAGGATCCCCAAATCGCAAAGTATTTACCTGTTACGCGAAAGTACACGCACGAGAACTTCGCGGAAATGTTGAGTAAATTTCGAATGGTCTATGTGAAACCGGTGGCCGGAAGCATGGGGAAAGGAATTATGAAAGTTTGGCTCGATGGTCAGAACCGGATCGTGGTGAAAAAGACTATTGAACGTCAACACACGTTCGCGAACAAAGAGCAGGCCATGCGGTATATTGACACGCTTCGCCAAGGCAAAATGTATATCGTTCAGCAAGGGATTCATATGGCGACGGTGGGTGGGCGGCCACTGGATATTCGCGTCATGATGCAGAGAGAGAAGCCTGGGGGAAAGTGGCTGTTCTCTGGGATGCTGGCGAAAATTGCCGGTGGCAACAGCATCGTCACCAATACGGCTCTAAGCCGGGGCCGCGTCATGGACGTGGACAAGGCGTTGAAGGAGGCGTTGCATTGGTCAAACGATCGCGTTTCGCAGACCATCACCAAGTTACAACAACTGGGACTGTACTGGGCGAAACACTTCGACAGCTATCAGCTTTATCGGGAACTTGGCTTCGATGTGGCTGTCGATCGCAATGGTCGAATCTGGCTGATCGAGCAGAATACGCTGCCAAGTCACGCCTTGTTTGCTAGGAACAAGGCGAATCTCTCGGCCTACAGAAGGATTCAATACCGTTGGGGCGTCTACCAGCGGGCACGCATGAACAGGAGTCTGCGTGCACAGCGCTAG